The genomic region GCAGGTTATATTGTCGATATCGTACCAGCCTACTTGTTCAAGATTATTACTACCTGCATAGGTATAGCCTTTGCTGTATTTACCCCCTCGGGCGGCGTATTCCCATTCGGCTTCGGTGGGCAGCCGGAAATCGGCGGGCTGTCCCGCTTTTTCCATTATAGCGTTCAGCTTTTTTATAAACGCTTGGGCATCTTCCCAACTCACGCTTCCTACGGGCAGGTTGTCGCCTTTCCAGTGGCTGGGGTTGTTGTGCATGACTGCCTGCCACTGGGCTTGGGTGAGGGGGTATTTGGCTATTTGGTAGCTGCTTAGGGTTACTTGGTGTATGGGTTTTTCATCGCTATCTTCATTGCTGCCCATCATAAAGGAGCCGCCTTCTACTTCTACCATATCGGCGAGGAGTTGTTGGAGGGGGGCGGGGAGTGTTTTTAGTTTTTCGGCTTGTTCGCGGGCTTGGCGTTGGCGTTCTGCTTCTTCTCTTTCTCTGGCTTCTTGGGCGGCTTTTTTCGCGGGCTTGGCGTTCTTTGCTTGTCGCTGTTCTTCTTCGCGGGCTTGGTGTTGGCGTTCGGCTTCTTCGCGTTCTCTTGCTTCTTGTGCGGCTTTTGTTTTTGTATTTTCCGCTCGGCGGCTTCGTCAATTTTGCGTTTTTCTTCGCGTTTGGCTTGTAGTTCGGCGTTTTCTTGCAAAAATTGGTTTTGGGCGTTTTGCAATATTTGTTGCAGTTCGTTGCGGTGGTTTTCGGGTAGGCAGTCGGTGGCGTTGGTATCTATGAGTTGGAGGGTGGTGGTGGTATAGGGCTTGGGCAGGGCTTGCAGCATCCAGTAGCCGTCAATGAGGTTTTGTACTTGGGCGGCTACTATGAGGGCAAGGGCGGTTTCGAGGGTTTCGGTGGAGTTGTGT from Sphingobacteriales bacterium harbors:
- a CDS encoding formylglycine-generating enzyme family protein; amino-acid sequence: MVEVEGGSFMMGSNEDSDEKPIHQVTLSSYQIAKYPLTQAQWQAVMHNNPSHWKGDNLPVGSVSWEDAQAFIKKLNAIMEKAGQPADFRLPTEAEWEYAARGGKYSKGYTYAGSNNLEQVGWYDIDNITCTVGQKQANELGLYDMSGNVWEWCQDWYDCNYYKISPTTNPTGPNSSSHRVLRGGSWESYLPDCRVANRDGSFPDRRAYYFGFRLAL